From the Thermoplasmatales archaeon genome, the window AGAGCTGAAAAATCAGCAGAAAACGGAAGAAGCCTATTCTGAATTGATAAAGATGGTGAAAGCCTGCCCGAACGATGTCGACGCATATATTTATGCCGCGCGGGAATTGGCATCTTTTGGTGCAATAACGGATGCTACGAACATAGCAGTTGAGGGATCCGTTAAGTGGCCCACTGTTCCAGAATTCCATGAGGTGCTCTCGGACAACTTTCTAGGCATGGGCTATCCGGATAATGCCATGAAGCAGATTGATCAGGCTCTTGAACTCCGACCGCACAGCCCGGAACTCCTGACTAAAAAACTCAACATAATGATAACGAAGAAAAATTACACGGAAGCTGTGGAGCTACTCGACCATGAGCTTGAAACGGATCCAAAATCACTTAACCTTAAGCTTCTTAAAGCCCAGGTCCTATCTTACAGTGATAAGATTGAGGAAGCAAAAGCTCTTTTAGCTGAGCTTTTGGAATCCGGAAAAGGCGATCTTGCCATGTATGATACAATGCTTAATGCCTTAGGCAACATTAACAAGAAGTCGGACTACAACGATATTGTTATTGAGGTCTGTGACAGGATTCTTGAAATGAACAAGGATAGGATGGATGTACTTTCATTGAAATTGTCTGTGTTGATAAACAGTGGTAAATACAAGGAAGCAGAAGACTTATCGAGGAATGTCCTGCGAGAAAAGGAAGATAACGGCCAAGAATTCAGAGATTTTCTAATTGACTCGCTGATATTGCAGGAAAGAATAGATGACGCTAAAGCTGAGCTGGAAAAGATAAAACCAGAAGATTACAACGCATATAATATTGTTCAGGATTCGGCCATAAAATACTTACAAAAAGATGTAAGCGGTGGTCAGGCAAGACTGGATGATATAACAAAGAAGTACAACAAGGACGTTACATGCTACACTGTAAAGTGGTTTGAAAAAGCATCAGAGAATAAGA encodes:
- a CDS encoding tetratricopeptide repeat protein, whose translation is MATTQENGLQRMSNDLWEHAVSEVRNFNNDSALKYIDEALQIQPSNLKYISLKSEIYLALGKSEKAVDFLRTCLEKFPSLTDLHLDLAIALYNKGDYDDSILELNLCHGKLENDPDVHYFRGLNFIEKNKNEDAKSEFNKALNIDSTLAKPHFALYSVYMSEGNVQKAMKELDLAIRFDPDNHHYRSEKIEELKNQQKTEEAYSELIKMVKACPNDVDAYIYAARELASFGAITDATNIAVEGSVKWPTVPEFHEVLSDNFLGMGYPDNAMKQIDQALELRPHSPELLTKKLNIMITKKNYTEAVELLDHELETDPKSLNLKLLKAQVLSYSDKIEEAKALLAELLESGKGDLAMYDTMLNALGNINKKSDYNDIVIEVCDRILEMNKDRMDVLSLKLSVLINSGKYKEAEDLSRNVLREKEDNGQEFRDFLIDSLILQERIDDAKAELEKIKPEDYNAYNIVQDSAIKYLQKDVSGGQARLDDITKKYNKDVTCYTVKWFEKASENKKFEFISDMITYACGDKQQDSKTESKA